GCCTATGTGGAAATGTATCATGTGGAAATGCTCTAGTAAGTCGTTTTCTTCTAAAAGGCGTATCGCTTCTAAAACTTCAGTGCTGCTAAGGCCAAATTTAGAATTGATCCCCCCACTCTTTGCCCAAACGCCAGTGCCAGCGCTGTGCAAACGGATGCGAATACCAATTTTAGGGCAGGCTACAAAATCGTTTTGTTTAGCCACGGCGATAATGGTTTTTAGCTCATTCAAACCCTCAATCGTTAAAGTGATCTCATGCTGCATGCTTTTAGCGATAAAGCCAAGCTCAATCATTTCCTTGTCTTTAAAGCCATTCACGGTGATAGGGGCTGTGGGGTTAGTGTAGCTCATCGCAATGATGAGCTCAGACTTGCTCCCGGCTTCTAAACCATAATCCAAGCCCTTAGCCCCCTGCACTAAAGGCAAAACAAACGAGGGCATTTGATTGACCTTTAAAGGGAAAACCGCCTTAAAAGCCCCGCTGTATTGATACTCTTTAATCGCTGAAGAAAACGCATCAAACAGGCTTTTGATTTGTTTTTGCACCAAATGGGGGAATCGCACCAACAAAGGCCCTCTATAGCCCTTATCGCGCACGCTTTGAACGATTTCTAAAAGCGAGGGGTTTTTGCCATGACAAACTTTAACCAAGCCTTTTTCTATCTTAAATTCGTTATTGCTCCAAAAATTAATCCCATAATCATGGACTTCTTGCATTTTCTATCCTTTTATCACGATAAGGTTTTAAAGAGGTTGGGGTTGTTTTTAAAATCTTTGATCGCTTCTTCATAAACCTTTTCAATTTGAATGACTGAATTTTCTAAAGTGTAGTTTAAAGCGCTTTTAGCGTATTCGTTTTGCATTCTTTCTCTTTCAAGCTTGTTTTCTAACCACCAGTCTATTTTAGCGCTCAAATCTTTAGCGTTATTAGGCTCAAATAGCGATCGCTCATCTAGAGCGAATTGCCTGGTTGCGCTTAAAGGGCTATTAGCGATAACAGGCACAACCCCCACGCTAATGGCTTCCAAACACGCAATCGCTTCGCTTTCCACATTGGCCGTGTGCACATAAAGGGTGCAAGTTTTTAAAATCTCTAACAATTCATTAGAATTGACAAACCCAAACTCCGTTTTTACGCCTAGTTTTTGGGCTAGAAGTTTGATTTTTTTCTCATCAGGCCCTTTGCCTTTGAGTAATAATACAATGTCTTGTTTGTATCGGCTTAAAGCAACCGCTTTAATGAGAACGCTTTGATTTTTTTCATTAGAATAGCGCCCTACCATAGCGATTTTAAAGGGCGTGGTGTCAAAAAGGCTTTTTTGCGGGTGTTCAAATTTAAACATGGGATCAAAGCCGTTAGAGATAGCGTATTTTTTCCCTCCATAGTTGTATTTTTCTAATTCTTCTACAATGAATTTTGACGGGCAATGGATATGGTGGATATAGCGGTAATGCGAAGATTTAAACCACGAAAAAAGCATCATGTTAAACCAAGAAAATTGCCCCAATTTCATGTTATAAGAAATATGCTCTGGCTGTAAATGGAAAGAGCCAATATAAGGCACTTGCATTTCTCGTGCGATTTTTACGGCTGTTTTTTCTAGCAAAAAAGGCAAATAAGTATGGATCATATCCGCTCCCTTAAAAGCCTTTCTTAAGATTTTTTCATCGGGTTTAGCAAAAAGAATGTGTTGTTTGTGTGAGATTTCTGTAACTAGGGGGATGTAGCGCTCTTTAAGGTTGTAATACCCTTCTTCTTCACTCCCTAAATTATCCACATAAGGGGCGACCACTCTCATAACATGCCCTCTTTTTTTCAGCGCTTCAAAAAAACGAAACGCTGTCATAGAAGTGCCATTACTGGTGTCTTTAAAGCTATCCACGACTAAAACAATAACCATTTAACTACTCTTCTTTAAAATTGAATTTAAAAGGCTTTTTATCAAACACCACGATTTCTATCATTCCCTCTAAAACCTGAATGTCTAACACAAACGCCTCTATTTTTATTTCAGCTTTTTTCACGCCATCTTGAATCACTTGCGCTTTAATGAGCGCTTCTTGATTCAATTCTAGGGGGGCGTAAAAATTGATGTTATTAGAAACCACCACGCTGTGCCTTTTATTCAGTGCACACAAGGCCGCATAATTGCACGCAATAAGCACAAACCCGGCATGCACAAAATTTTCTTCATACACCATGCTTTCATTGCCCTTGAAACGCGCATGGGCTATATCTTTTTCTAAAACGACTAGTTCAGTGCCAACGCTTGGTTTGAAATTCTTACAAGTCTCTAAAGAGTCATAATCCACACGAACGACTGATTCTTGCACTATCTTATCCTTTATTTAACGCTTGCTTGGTTTAAGCATTTTAAAATACCCTCTCAAAGGAGCGTCATACCCCTCTAAAGTTTTAGAGTGATCCGTTTTATCCAAAAAATCTTCCAAACTCTGCCCCAAAATAAAATCCGTTTTACGCTGTTCTTTAGGCGTGGTCTTTGAAACGCTAAGAATCTCAAAATTTTCAAACCCTACCCTTTCGCACCACCCTTTTAAAGCGCTAACGCTAGGGATAAAATAAACGTTTTTCATTTTAGCGTAAGTTTTTTTAGGGCAAAGGGCGATGTCTAGGGGCGAATCAATAATAAGTGTATCCAACACTAGCTCCCCTTTTATCTTTAAAGCATGATACAAGGCTTTTAAAGCTTCTAGCGGGCTTTTTCTGTGGTATAACACCCCTAAGCAAAAAATGACATCAAAAGCGTTAGGGTATTTTTCATGCAAATCCTCTACCCCCAAAGACTCGTAAATGATTTTTTTTTCTTTATCAAAAAAGGGGGCTAAAAATTCAAATTGTTTTTTGACTAAAACGCCCGGATCAAACCCCACCAAACTTTTAGGCTTATGTTCTAGCATCTTAAACAAGTAATAGCCGTTATTGCAACCCACATCAGCCACTATTTTGTCTTTTAAAGAAGTGGCGTTTTTGATTAGATCCCATTTAATAGAGCTATCCCATTCGCTATCAATCTTGATTTGAGAAATTTCAAAAGGGCCTTTACGCCATGGCCTTAACGCCATGATTTCTTCTAAAAGGGTTTTTGGATTGGACTTATCGTTACAAATCAGCATGACTTACCATAGCGTGGGGGTTTTTTTAAAAAGGGGGGGGTTTAAAAGGGATTCTAAATGATAGGAGCTAATCCCATAAATAAAAGCGAAATTAAACGCTAGATTTTTTAATTGCTCTTTAAGGTTGTTATGAGTGGTGTAACAATAAGGGTTATTTTTTTCAAAGAAAGCCACGCTGTTTTTACGACAAAACACGACAATTTTCCCCCACGATAAAGTCTCAAGGGCTTTTTGAAGCATCATTTCAAACAATTCTTTTGACGCCTCAGCAACAACCACCCTTGCCGTTGTGCCATAGGGGGCTATTTCTAAATTTTTATTCACAAAAAAGGGTTTGCAATGATCTAAAGGGTATTCTTTTTTACCTAAAAGGTTCAAATCAAATTCAATTTGTAATTTCTCGCACAATTGAATCACCCTTTTTAAAGGCTCTAAAAAGATGCATGGCATTTTGAATTCGTATTCTTGTTTTTCATAGACTAAAGTGCTGCAAAAAAACGATTGGTTGAGAACGATTAAACGGCTTTCTTTTAAATCTTCCTTTAAATCTTCTCTCAAGTGCTCTTGCTTATAAAACAAATGGAGCCACTCCAATTTATCAAAAAAGGCTATTTTACACCCCTCTATAATAAATAGATCTTCAAGGCTCTCTTTCAAGCACCACGCAAAATTGCTCACCATGATTTTAGAAGCGATCTCTAATTCTATGGGGCTTAATAACGCTCCAACCACGCGCTCATTCAATAAGCAAAATTTAAACAAATGGTTCAAAGAATGCTCTATATCTTTAAGCTTGATCCATGCCACATCCCTATCGCTTAAAGGGTATTCTCCTGCGTATAAAATCCCATAAGCCCCTAACTCTAAAGCTTTAGGAATGAGAGCATGATCTTTAGCGACAAATAAAGAGCCTTTTTGGACTTTGTTTAAAGACAAAACAATAGAATTAAAATAGCTGATTGAGGGCGTGTTTTGCAATTCGCCCAAACTCAATTCTACGGCTTCATTCACCCCTAATCGCATTTAGCTGATCAAACTTCCTGCAATTTTTTCTCTAGTAGGGCTAATTAAGGCTAGATTATCGCTATCTCGCACCGCTAAAATCATGCCCTCACTCATTTCGCCCATGAGCTTGGCGGGTTTTAAATTAGCCACCACGCACACCATTTGCCCCACCAAACTTTCAGGCTCATAATCCAAAGCGATCCCTGAGATGATCTGCCTCAAACGATTTTCGCCTAA
This is a stretch of genomic DNA from Helicobacter pylori. It encodes these proteins:
- a CDS encoding glycosyltransferase family 4 protein, with the protein product MVIVLVVDSFKDTSNGTSMTAFRFFEALKKRGHVMRVVAPYVDNLGSEEEGYYNLKERYIPLVTEISHKQHILFAKPDEKILRKAFKGADMIHTYLPFLLEKTAVKIAREMQVPYIGSFHLQPEHISYNMKLGQFSWFNMMLFSWFKSSHYRYIHHIHCPSKFIVEELEKYNYGGKKYAISNGFDPMFKFEHPQKSLFDTTPFKIAMVGRYSNEKNQSVLIKAVALSRYKQDIVLLLKGKGPDEKKIKLLAQKLGVKTEFGFVNSNELLEILKTCTLYVHTANVESEAIACLEAISVGVVPVIANSPLSATRQFALDERSLFEPNNAKDLSAKIDWWLENKLERERMQNEYAKSALNYTLENSVIQIEKVYEEAIKDFKNNPNLFKTLS
- a CDS encoding PaaI family thioesterase; the encoded protein is MQESVVRVDYDSLETCKNFKPSVGTELVVLEKDIAHARFKGNESMVYEENFVHAGFVLIACNYAALCALNKRHSVVVSNNINFYAPLELNQEALIKAQVIQDGVKKAEIKIEAFVLDIQVLEGMIEIVVFDKKPFKFNFKEE
- the cmoB gene encoding tRNA 5-methoxyuridine(34)/uridine 5-oxyacetic acid(34) synthase CmoB; translated protein: MLICNDKSNPKTLLEEIMALRPWRKGPFEISQIKIDSEWDSSIKWDLIKNATSLKDKIVADVGCNNGYYLFKMLEHKPKSLVGFDPGVLVKKQFEFLAPFFDKEKKIIYESLGVEDLHEKYPNAFDVIFCLGVLYHRKSPLEALKALYHALKIKGELVLDTLIIDSPLDIALCPKKTYAKMKNVYFIPSVSALKGWCERVGFENFEILSVSKTTPKEQRKTDFILGQSLEDFLDKTDHSKTLEGYDAPLRGYFKMLKPSKR
- a CDS encoding ferrochelatase; translated protein: MRLGVNEAVELSLGELQNTPSISYFNSIVLSLNKVQKGSLFVAKDHALIPKALELGAYGILYAGEYPLSDRDVAWIKLKDIEHSLNHLFKFCLLNERVVGALLSPIELEIASKIMVSNFAWCLKESLEDLFIIEGCKIAFFDKLEWLHLFYKQEHLREDLKEDLKESRLIVLNQSFFCSTLVYEKQEYEFKMPCIFLEPLKRVIQLCEKLQIEFDLNLLGKKEYPLDHCKPFFVNKNLEIAPYGTTARVVVAEASKELFEMMLQKALETLSWGKIVVFCRKNSVAFFEKNNPYCYTTHNNLKEQLKNLAFNFAFIYGISSYHLESLLNPPLFKKTPTLW